AGTGGGAGGAACTGTGTGTGTGCTGCAATTAAGGATTTTTTCCAACATGGGAAACTGCTCAAACAACTAAACCATACCCTTATTACACTTATCCCTAAATGTGAGATACCATAAAATGTTACCCAATTAAGACCTATTTCTTATTGTAATGTGGTATATAAGTACATCTCAAAATTATTGTGTAAGAGGTTGCCTGAGGTGCTCCCTCATATTATCAGTGATAACCAAGGAGGGTTTATAAAAGGAAGGAGTAttgttgaaaatattttaatctgTCAGGATATTATtagaatgtataataggaagtctGTCTCTCCTAGAGTTTTACTCAAGGTTGACCTTAAAAAAGCATATGATTCTGTGAGTTGGAGATTTTTGGAGGAGATGATGACAACATTGAATTTTCCTGGACAGTTTATTGGGCTGGTGATGGAATGTGTGAAAACAGCAACCTACTCTTTAATGCTTAATGGGGATATCTTTGAGTTTTTCAAAGGGGAGAAGGGGTTGAGACAGGGTGATCCTTTGTCTCCCCTCCTTTTTACTATTGCAATGGAGTATCTGAGTAGGGTTCTGACTTATGTTACAGATACAATGAAGTTCAAGTATTATCCCTTATGTGCTCCTCTCAAGTTATCTCATCTCATGTTTACAAATGACTTGTTATTATTTAGTAAAGGGGACGTCTCTTCTATAATGGTGTTGTTGAGGGCCTTTGCTACATTCTCTAAAGCATATGGCTTGCTCATGAGTCCTTTTAAGACTAGTGCTTACTTCAATGGAGTCGATGCTGGGGTGAAGTAGGACATATTGCAGGTGGCTGGGTTCTCCGAGGGTAGGCTTCCTTTTTTCTTATTTGGGAGTCCCTATCACGGCTGGGAGAATGAAAAAAGTATAAGGACAGATTCTAGTGGAGAAGCTTATAAGCAGGATCAGAAGCTTTGGCTCAAAGAAACTCTCCTATGCTGGTAGGTTAGTGCTTGTTAACTCGGTGTTAACAACACTATACAATTATTGGGTTAATATTTTTATCATTCCAAAGGGTGTTCTTAGTAGGTTGAATGCAATTTGTAGAAGTTATCTTTGGGATGGTAAAAGTGATTTGTTGAGAGTTCCTCTGGTGAGCTGGGACAAGGTGTGTGCTCCTAAAAATGAGGGTGGACTGGGTATTAGGGATAGCTATTCATAGAATATTGCAGCCATGGGTAAGCTTGTTTGGTGGATCTATTGTAACCCTGATAAGCTGTGGGTTAAATGGGTTCATCAAGTCTACTTAAAAGGGACATCCTGGTCTGATTATACATCCACTTGTGACATTAGTTGGGGATGGAAATCAGTCTGCAGGGTGAGAGATAAATTGGTTGCAAGTTATCAGGATGGTCAATGGTTGCTAGATTCTAAGGGTTACACAGTCAATAGTGGCTATGAGATGTTAAGAAATAAATTCCAGGCAGTTCAATGGGATAAATATGTTTGGAGTGACTGGAATGTTCCTAAACATAGTTTTGTGGGATGGTTGATTGCAAGAGAAGCTCTACAGGTAAAGGCTGAACTTTTTGCCTTAGGGATTTCTCAGGATGATCAGTGTTTGTTGTGTGGGACTGGGGTTGAGGCTCATGAGCATTTGTTTCAGCAGTGCCCTTATAGTCAGCGTATTCTCAGTGTGCTTGCTGACGATGTTCAAGTGGTGTTATCAGCTGGGACATTGTTAGCAGGTATTTGGGATCAGGTGAGGTCTGGTGTCCAGCAGAAGGTGGTGATGTGTGTTTTTATGGCAGCATTTTATTTCATATGGATGCAGAGCAATCATGTTCGTGTTGAAGGTAGTCTGCTTAGACATGAAATTCTAGTGCATCACATCATGCAGATAGTTAAAAATAGAATCAAGGCTAGACTTACTCATGTGTATGATCGTCGAGATACTGATTGGTTGAGTAGTGTTAGCTTGTTGAATTGAAATTTCCTTAATTAGGAAATTTCTTATGTTTTTGGAAATTGTATTAGTTTGTAATAGTTTGTTACGTGCTTAATGAAATTAttacctttcaccaaaaaaaataaaaaaaaataaaggttCTATATGAACCAAATATGTCTTAGTTTAGTGATTAAGAATGAAGTATAGTCAATAATAGGTCTCAAATGCGAACCCCACCTTTGACATTGTTTTGTGGCTCTttgacacccaaaaaaaaaaaattaaagttctATGTAACGACTAGGTAGCATAGACATGAGACACTTCTCTTAACTAGTCATTACGTGTCCGACACCGACACTCATCGGACACACGCctaaacgtgtcggacacctataaagccatttctaactttctacatttatttgggcacgtgtccgatgCTTGTCCATGGTacttgggcacgtgtccgactcGTGTAATTGGtatttggacatcatttggggtgaatgatgttctttagacgagAAATGAAGGTGTTGAAAGAGATTGATTAAAGGATGGATTTGGCTGGGAAATGAAATGAGTTATAATCAAGGCCAAGTTTTTCCTTcagttatttaaatttaatatcaataCTTTTACAAAAAGAAAATCGAATGTTTATAACTATATAACTAGTTTTGAAACCCGTGAAAAAATCACGGATCTTGTATAAGTTTCCTTCTTTTGGTTAATACTACCTGTATAGATACGAATTATttgaaaagacaacaaatgataaaataggatGTGAATTATGAAAATTAAACCTATTAACACGGTACTTCGTACTGTGACTACTGTCAACTCCCTTtatttgttttcctatttaatcCTCGTTTGCTTTTTAAGGGTTAAAATTATCAAATTTTGAGTGAAAATCTGTTAGAGATTTTGCGGTTTTAATTTTAAATGGTTTTTTTATTCTAAATTTTTAATTATGGTCATTATATAATCAAATACtctgtaataaataaaattaattataaGAATGTTCCCTTGGAATAAAATTGAATGCTTTAGTTAGACTTTTAACTATATTAGAGCAAGTGCAATGGATGGTTCTTACGTTGAGTTTGTCAATAAGAACTTTAAAAATAAAGTTCCTTCCATTGTGGATGTCCTTGAGTTTGTCAAAATAAGAACTAGGTTCTTTTTTAAGAACCAAGTTCTTTGTTGATTTCAATAAATTAAATATTGTGATGGTTGATAAGAAAAAATAATAATGGGTCCCAATTAAGAACAAAATAAAAGTTCTTCCATTGAAGGAAAAAGTTCTTAAACTTAGAAAATTAGAAATTTGTGAAAAATGACTTGGCATTGGAAGAACTTTATTTAAAGTTCTCCAATTGGGTTTTATTAAGCATTTAATACCCTTCTAAAATTggtattaatttagaaattagaGAAAAAATTACACATGAATCAATGCAATTAATGCTTGTATTGagcatttattttcttttttagttgtATAAATACAACCccaatgggttgtatttatcatttccctttaatttttATTCCAtggataaaaatgaaagaaaTTAATGAGATGTACAAGTCCCAAGTGGAATAAAATTGAATGTGTTAAGGTGatgtggaataaaattaaatgtgttaaggtagccttttaattagatagtatagatatatattattaaatttaaataacgtgtcccgtgtcctaaatttcatagGATCTCGTGTCATAtttccgtgtccgttttggtgatACCTAGCGTAACGATTTTGTGTATATTTAATTTATTTCCTTTGATGTGATATAGATGTCTAGGTTGCTTATTCCCCATAAATAAATGGTTATAAATCACATAAGAAACCCTTTCAATCGAATATAATCTAAAATATATTGAGCTTCTCATTCAAGCTTTTGCTTCCAATAACATATATTAAAGCTCTTCGTCACAAATATGCATCAACTTATTTTGGGTTACTAAACAAACATTATTTGTGCATCTTATAATTCTCATTATTTGTtgccaaataataataataataataataataataataataataataataataataataataataataataataataataataataataataataataataataaggggatgcgggggctcgggtggccgcttacatttttactagacttagctttgctgttgctaagggtgtgggagcccagattgtctctcggctccccaccaattcatgtaaacttttttttttcttttaatgagaGTTGCGCGCatcattttataataataataataataataataataataataataataataataataataataataatgatgataataataataataataataataaatgaattacaataattaaaattacaagaattacaaggattatttgatctacgtcaaaagcacgctcaaagacaGAATTTTGAAgaggaaaataaaagaaaaataaaattgaaattaaatacgaaaatacgtcagattagaagtgataatacgattaatagtcgattcaaaccgtaattagaagctacgtcaaagtgagaaagagttcagggacgtaagccaacccagaacaggcgcaacatctgctgcgtcccttggaagaggcgcaacacttcctgcgttcgttcttgagttgggttctggctATGAAGTCAGAATCACGAAttgttatcgttcattggtaaatttaaggtCGATTATTAATATTTAACTCGAATTAAAGTGTTTTAATTGATTACATACATACTAATATCGTCACCAGTCAGATTAAAGACTAAAAAATTATTACGGCGATTTACATAATTATACAATGTTTTGTAAAGGTCGAAACGTTGAACTTGAAATGGAATTAAACTTGAtaaactgaaatcaaataaagaaaactatgtacaaaagacgaactctaaagactcgatatgggaaaatcgaacctttaaaatccgggtttgaataagatgacgaaaacccgcaaatcttggattataagggatttatgtcgaattaagaattataatttgaaaaggattAGTTAAAAGCATGTTTATATACTGAAATGaacaaaagaaacgaaagaaTAAGAGAAAAGGGGAAATTGCAtaaagtcgaggaagaagaagaagagcacgagcagcggcagcctctggaagaggcacaactactgctgctgcgtttcttctcgacgtcagacctctgctgttttataaaaacggttttaaaagatggttttaagatggtttttgaacgtgcttttgatatagaccttacattggatgatacaaaataaaaaggtacaataaataaatgggatttacaccctcagacttacatgtttgacgaacgAGATCGACTacagttatcgtttagtgattgttcgacacgaatatgcgtggaaagtgcccttgttaaaggatttaaaagattgattaagttgattaaggtggagttggtcaaattggtcggtctatgcaacgtgactgggactcagaatgatctgagcttacgtggtcgattgatcaagcacgtaggcatcgaaagcaatagcgtagtctagaatgcaaagagagaaagaaggggcggaacactcgcgtgccaaatatggagaccgaaggtctctatttatactaaacctatgaaggagtttaggaatgacacagatacggaaacaaatcacgaaaatattctggaaagcatggaaaaaggctggggaagaggcgcagcagccactgcgacccttggaagaggcgaaACACCTGCTgcatcatttccccagaggtttcctcctcagcaagaaagatttctgcgttttttatggaatttcggttgatatacacttccttattccgtgaaacacaatatgcagaagatatttccttaaaaatattaaatttaattaggaataaatatccagagaattctaaaACACTCCGGATATTCCGACTCAGCATTTAAACGgtgtttagaaaatgaagcggtttttgacctggactccaaatgaactctaattaatgtcaaaacaaccatatcggcacgtagatgacgaccatgaggttgactcgagtgattgagctatcacttgtcgattaacttacgaattgtcataaatcgctccgcatatcaaacatgcggcccaatcatcactgggtggttggcgggaggtacagaaatgaggtatctacagagccccctctttgaatgaggcttggacaaggcgaaagtcaaagtacagccatcaggtcaatcgaagattacaacctgacgactatggcgacgcgaggcggctcaaggggtctgaaccaaagacctgtcgtcgggaacattttagagtctgtagactatcagggagggtcgtttatagtccattaaactacgtaaggaagctcgccagccataagaagagaccatacctgcgTTGGCAACGGTGCTCTCTTGGTACCGTGGGGAAGAATCATAAAGGTCGATAAGGATGCGTCCTTAGCATCGCTGAGGAAAAGAAGATAAAGGTTTGACACGCCCTTTGCCTTGCTGAGGAAAAAATAAAGGTTCGACACGCCCTTTGCCTTGCTGAGGAGAAAATAAAGGTTCGACACGCCCTTTGCCTTGCTGAGGAAAGAATAAAGGTTCGACACGCCCTTTGCCTTGTTGAGGAGAGAAAATCCGCTCGGGTAGTCAAAAacgaaattccgataaagaggatAAGCTCATGAACTGTATTTGGTGACCATGAACTCTCACTGGGGAACAAAATGTCGTGGTTTTATGTAGTCTGTTGAGGAAAAAATACCGATTCGGACGAAGAGAACATCCAAAAAGAAGCCatatgttgaggaagaggcgaACGAAgcctgggcccacaaataacggaTTTCAACTAATTTTGAGGAAACATGTTAAGGAAAAGGTGCAGCAAAAgctgcgacctttggaagaggcgcatcaagtgctgcgtcctttcccaagctcgTCCCCGTCTAAGTAAAAACCCGACCTAATTcgtgttttgttttcatttcaaaacaaaaaTATTTTCGTTTCTTCATAAAAACTCAACCAAATTCCgtcaaaaacttgatcaaatctcgccataaaccatgactaatcaaggtatgtgtcttgtacttgctttaATTTGCATTTCAACTTGCTTTTTGGGTCGATAATTCGGGTTTATACACccatttatgtcgaaaatttggggctttcgtcTCAAATAAATTTGCCCCATGAAATTGACATTATAAATGAGTAATTGGTCATGTTAGGAACACAACTATATATCCCTTTCGTATTTTCGTcgagtattaaggatttgagggcGAAATGTGACAGTCTCTCTACTAaaccgtaaaacccttcgaaaatggccctatactagcctatttttgatgaaacttggtgttaTGGAACCCTTGAGTAGTGGGTAAAATTTCTATCATGCCGGATTTTTGATTTATGTCAGCTCCTCTATGACACTTTTATATGGCATAATTgacattgtagcgaaatgctgccgaattcgactcaaacccgcaactaagCTCGAACTTAGACTCTTCTTGACTCATACTACTACATGTGTGGTTGGACGTTGGAAAGCGTGGCCAAAGATGGCTAGAAATGCTGCTTTTAAACGCTTGAAACGCTCGAAAATGCTTGAAAACACGCTTGGCATTGCTTTGTTTACTTTGATTTGTAGAGGATATTCCTTCTACGTTAGGGAGAGACTTCATGGAGACCGACATTGAGCCTTATACCAttcaggagatggaggaggaggCCCCACGGAAGGCCAATGTGGGACGAGGCGACCATCAGCTCGCAAGAGCGCCTGAGTGGGccaagaaatgggatggtagacatctcatttgggcagcggagagccacttgtcgtacaggacggcgaggagtatGGTAAGCCTTCAACTTATCATTTCTTTGTTCATTTACATATTTCCTTATTTATTCACTTCTTATCATTTTCTTGTGCTTAAGgaagctttcttttgaatt
This sequence is a window from Silene latifolia isolate original U9 population unplaced genomic scaffold, ASM4854445v1 scaffold_168, whole genome shotgun sequence. Protein-coding genes within it:
- the LOC141638058 gene encoding uncharacterized protein LOC141638058 yields the protein MYQLVCKLKALKGPLKQLNSANSNDIENNTSRARMNLEYIQEQIRDDPFNPDLIQQELEASSSVRWMEKACNDFLLQKSKATWVDIGDNNTKYFHSIIKGKQVRNKVLRIEDSAGRLCDEPATIQSAFLDFYTSLLGSSDEEIKEVMFSIPVHKAAGPDGYTSAFFRDSWDIVGGTDIIRMYNRKSVSPRVLLKVDLKKAYDSVSWRFLEEMMTTLNFPGQFIGLVMECVKTATYSLMLNGDIFEFFKGEKGLRQGDPLSPLLFTIAMEYLSRVLTYVTDTMKFKYYPLCAPLKLSHLMFTNDLLLFSKGDVSSIMVLLRAFATFSKAYGLLMSPFKTSAYFNGVDAGVK
- the LOC141638059 gene encoding uncharacterized protein LOC141638059 yields the protein MGKLVWWIYCNPDKLWVKWVHQVYLKGTSWSDYTSTCDISWGWKSVCRVRDKLVASYQDGQWLLDSKGYTVNSGYEMLRNKFQAVQWDKYVWSDWNVPKHSFVGWLIAREALQVKAELFALGISQDDQCLLCGTGVEAHEHLFQQCPYSQRILSVLADDVQVVLSAGTLLAGIWDQVRSGVQQKVVMCVFMAAFYFIWMQSNHVRVEGSLLRHEILVHHIMQIVKNRIKARLTHVYDRRDTDWLSSVSLLN